A section of the Anticarsia gemmatalis isolate Benzon Research Colony breed Stoneville strain chromosome 28, ilAntGemm2 primary, whole genome shotgun sequence genome encodes:
- the LOC142984797 gene encoding uncharacterized protein LOC142984797, translating to MTRCDYDALFYRVFCITLLGIAFTFTLILTNVFIDIDGILSRKQAKHKTHIVTDNAEAFISEDYHHIHYDPSIVLEKDHYKNFDLNTVLNNKDSEKNYDLNTVLSNYDNEKNYDSNTVFNKDNTVFTTKNNNGNDAKFVPDKDNIKNNGLQSQNQDNSKNFDSNTVLTTKDNYINANNILEDKNNGVLQSQTEDNSRNFDANTVLFTKDNDYRTNIEVNNDVIPGVFTAEPTFNEEGDNEDSYRTKRAIESQNILLHIKNPKIKSILTKKLTSMLEALDAEEIPENIKVIKNIQTDEQKDIADKEKKIEHDEKINKNDDLINKDTFINGDGSINKDELITKDERIKTDDLTNKDRLKNEDELMNKYELINKDGLIKGDDLMHMTMHNILLQGIIGHMDVDKVYKRVQTLMRNLNYAKEEIARLSNTELQSGEAKPQKWTLEDSLVEELMKCNELQDQIFKETAKNNVKKSLEKTNNYDKVSFVEAETVRPRDVERMPVEAKEMSKTDVVINPKSGRKVLIKTVIDIKSMNNDRNETTTKDNIHGIIELIYNGKSFKFTRPDVEIKQAIQNNAPLKDVTPITAKPITILTTESTTKPTIQDTKDTNNISREYVNDFVLEYFKNLPKDKRELLNRFKAKRLKRQISIKFEQDKNESNMSQQTKAKKKSKDDKKDDELYVEIETHFDSKGLKGDKKKKLITSLIEKIEKAIHSDDVKLPKVKNVDAAKNITIKKKKSKDMHIKKRLQNPLKQKHDVLLNKYSSPMSNIVHRQLNPITNPKTVKIQDNSPNVQDRSGEAWKKRYAGPTFLTETKAINSAEMGEVDVDYKRVVDVNGIPQRLQKPLNSEVEDDAPQNAYDLGNMKFFIKDIDGSGFSVGFNQFVDETPDPESMKLFTGLESILRTYHQNYDQDNKGNLEADDRQEMVNEHMISKRSIHRKKDYHSNEYRMIYDTRFMPFKDYKEIVEGPHAKAVKKKIEKKLHKRIHNSRVKVDDNIFEKKLKPAEIFNLANLLRKKRSLNVKRISNLRNKIKLNRFLNTNAKPTRKIFLSKRRNKRQINKIRIIASDIPHKDETSSENVFVVSDENVFADRAIVKDVETSEAEADKPEPMEYIPNQTEESQAPTYSIFDGSTRHNTLMSKYPHIFMEEISKTRDEFLPNDAVMFGKIQPLSKAIPRNTELEQFDHNASMLPVIQAQLLDQDNPTNIEEIVNALQVPKNTYKVTVKISPKNGTGGNTGYKEVHTSINKRYNKNGLMYSSLVNVSELTNIIKINKTNQKPPDSYLANLLREQHQRMQELLRQHQKNINEQLIRLNMEKENLETILSSDNFTIKFPEPEITTPVPITETTTEVPTTTTSTTVATTTTTATSTTHPIKDKLIHTIQKNENLTDQILKKIDKNTETLQRFLKKLINKIENQKKDAVVATEATNEKTLATDATTQDSLIENSRRLQQFATNVIFRNNDTHIPFLYTYQGSTTQKNGLAALGKMSFHGHIHTNVIPESSLETNSHKHVNKMADVNQTRFFIDDLESDYKILPVHHENSKNATL from the exons ATGACACGATGCGACTACGACGCGTTATTCTACAGGGTGTTCTGTATCACACTGCTTGGTATAGCGTTCACTTTTACGCTTATACTCACAAATGTCTTTATCGATATTGATGGAATCCTGTCACGGAAGCAAg cAAAACACAAAACACATATTGTAACTGATAACGCTGAAGCATTTATATCGGAAGACTATCATCACATCCACTACGATCCCAGTATTGTACTTGAAAAGGACCATTACAAGAACTTTGATCTTAACACTGTCCTAAATAACAAAGACAGCGAGAAAAACTACGATCTAAATACTGTCTTGAGTAATTATGACAATGAAAAGAACTACGATTCTAATACTGTCTTTAACAAGGACAATACTGTctttacaacaaaaaacaataacggGAACGATGCTAAATTTGTCCCGGATAAagacaatattaaaaacaacGGTCTACAATCACAAAATCAGGACAACAGCAAGAATTTTGATTCTAACACTGTCTTAACTACGAAAGACAATTACATCAATGCAAATAATATCCTTGAAGATAAGAATAACGGTGTTTTACAATCTCAAACTGAAGACAATAGCAGGAACTTTGATGCCAATACTGTCTTATTTACAAAGGACAATGATTATAGGACAAATATTGAAGTGAATAATGATGTTATTCCTGGTGTATTTACTGCGGAACCAACATTCAATGAGGAGGGAGACAATGAAGACTCTTATAGAACAAAAAGAGCTATAg AATCCCAAAACATACTACTCCATATAAAAAACCCGAAAATAAAGAGCATACTCACTAAAAAACTAACATCAATGCTCGAAGCATTAGACGCAGAAGAAATACCtgaaaatatcaaagttattaaaaacatacagacagacgaACAAAAAGACATAGCAgacaaagaaaagaaaatagaacatgatgagaaaattaataaaaatgatgacttaataaataaagatacatTCATTAATGGAGATGGATCAATTAATAAAGATGAATTAATTACTAAAGATGAACGAATTAAAACAGATGATTTAACGAATAAAGATAGATTAAAAAATGAAGatgaattaatgaataaatatgaattaattaataaagatgGATTAATAAAAGGAGATGACTTGATGCATATGAcaatgcataatatattattgcaaGGGATCATTGGGCATATGGATGTGGATAAAGTCTATAAAAGGGTGCAGACTTTGATGAGAAATTTGAATTACGCTAAGGAGGAGATAG CCAGACTATCAAACACAGAACTTCAATCGGGAGAAGCGAAACCTCAAAAATGGACGCTTGAAGACAGTCTAGTTGAAGAACTAATGAAATGCAACGAACTCCAAGACCAGATCTTCAAAGAAACGGCAAAGAATAATGTTAAGAAGAGTCTAGAAAAGactaataattatgataaagttAGTTTTGTTGAAGCTGAAACTGTGAGACCTAGAGACGTGGAACGTATGCCTGTTGAAGCGAAAGAAATGTCTAAAACTGACGTTGTTATTAATCCTAAATCTG GTCGCAAAGTTTTGATCAAGACTGTTATAGACATCAAATCTATGAACAATGATAGAAATGAAAC GACAACTAAAGACAACATACACGGTATCATTGAACTAATCTACAACGGGAAATCTTTCAAATTTACACGACCAGACGTTGAGATAAAACAAGCAATACAAAACAATGCACCATTGAAAGACGTTACGCCAATAACTGCAAAAcctataacaatattaactaCAGAATCAACTACTAAACCAACTATACAAGACACAAaagatacaaataatatttcaagagAATACGTAAACgattttgtattagaatatttcaaaaatctacCAAAAGATAAGCGAGAATTACTTAACAGATTCAAAGCAAAACGTTTAAAAAGACAAATCAGTATCAAGTTCGAACAAGATAAAAACGAATCTAACATGTCTCAACAAACTAAAGCGAAAAAGAAAAGCAAAGATGATAAAAAAGATGACGAACTTTACGTTGAAATAGAAACACATTTCGATAGCAAAGGGTTGAAAGGagacaaaaaaaagaaattaattacaaGTTTAATAGAAAAGATAGAGAAAGCAATACATTCTGACGACGTCAAACTACCTAAAGTCAAAAACGTGGACGCAGCGaagaatataacaataaaaaagaagaaatctAAGGACATGCATATAAAGAAACGTTTACAGAACCCTTTGAAGCAGAAACACGATGTGTTATTGAACAAATATTCTTCGCCGATGAGTAACATCGTTCATCGGCAGTTGAATCCTATAACTAACCCTAAGACTGTTAAAATACAAGACAATTCACCAAATGTCCAAGATAGATCAGGAGAAGCTTGGAAGAAACGATACGCAGGACCGACATTCTTGACTGAAACTAAAGCTATCAATTCAGCAGAAATGGGTGAAGTTGATGTCGATTATAAACGTGTTGTAGATGTAAATGGAATCCCTCAAAGATTGCAAAAACCTTTGAATTCTGAAGTTGAAGATGATGCCCCTCAAAACGCTTACGATTTAGGCAATATGAAGTTTTTCATCAAAGATATAGACGGGTCTGGGTTTTCTGTAGGTTTCAATCAATTTGTTGACGAAACGCCTGACCCAGAAAGTATGAAACTATTCACTGGTTTAGAAAGTATACTAAGGACGTATCATCAAAATTACGATCAAGATAATAAAGGCAATTTAGAAGCTGATGATAGGCAAGAAATGGTTAATGAGCATATGATTTCCAAACGATCGATTCATAGAAAGAAAGATTACCATTCTAATGAATATAGAATGATCTATGATACTCGGTTTATGCCTTTCAAAGATTATAAAGAAATAGTCGAAGGACCTCATGCAAAAGCCGTGAAGAAAAAAATCGAGAAAAAACTACACAAACGGATACACAATTCGCGAGTAAAAGTCGACGACAATATATTCGAAAAGAAACTAAAACCGGCAGAAATATTTAACTTAGCAAACTTATTGCGAAAGAAAAGATCGTTGAATGTAAAAAGAATCTCAAATTTGCGCAACAAGATCAAATTAAATAGATTTCTGAATACAAACGCTAAGCCTACAAGAAAGATATTTCTAAGCAAGCGAAGGAATAAACgacagataaataaaataagaataatagcGTCAGATATTCCACATAAAGACGAGACAAGTtctgaaaatgtttttgtagtGTCTGATGAAAATGTCTTTGCTGATAGAGCAATAGTAAAAGATGTTGAGACTTCAGAAGCAGAAGCTGATAAGCCAGAACCTATGGAGTATATTCCTAATCAAACTGAGGAAAGCCAGGCACCAACGTATAGTATATTTGATGGCAGTACTAGACATAATACTTTAATGTCAAAGTACCCTCACATTTTCATGGAAGAGATATCCAAAACTCGAGATGAATTTCTACCAAACGATGCTGTAATGTTCGGCAAAATTCAACCGCTAAGTAAAGCGATTCCTAGAAACACTGAATTAGAACAGTTTGACCATAACGCTAGCATGCTTCCTGTGATACAAGCGCAGTTACTAGACCAggataatcctactaatattgaAGAAATAGTCAATGCATTACAAGTACCgaaaaatacttacaaagtCACGGTGAAAATATCACCTAAGAACGGAACTGGTGGCAATACTGGTTACAAAGAAGTCCATACAAGTATAAATAagagatataataaaaacgGACTTATGTATTCATCTTTAGTCAATGTTTCAGAATtgactaacattattaaaatcaataaaactaacCAGAAACCTCCAGATTCATATTTAGCAAATTTATTGAGAGAGCAGCATCAGAGAATGCAAGAATTATTAAGACAACATCAAAAAAACATAAACGAACAACTAATAAGACTAAATATGGAGAAAGAAAACTTAGAAACTATATTAAGTAGTGAtaactttactataaaatttcCGGAACCGGAAATTACGACGCCTGTTCCAATTACTGAAACAACAACTGAAGTACCAACAACTACAACATCAACAACTGTAGCTACAACTACAACAACTGCAACATCAACAACACACCCAATTAAAGACAAATTAATACACACAATACAGAAAAACGAGAATTTAACCgatcaaatattgaaaaagattGACAAAAATACAGAAACGTTGCaacgatttttgaaaaaactgaTCAATAAGATAGAAAATCAGAAAAAAGACGCGGTTGTAGCAACCGAAGCTACAAACGAAAAAACGTTAGCTACAGATGCAACAACACAAGATAGTTTGATAGAAAATTCTAGACGTTTGCAACAATTTGCTACAAACGTTATATTTCGTAATAATGATACTCATATACCTTTCCTTTACACTTATCAAGGGTCTACAACGCAGAAAAATGGTTTAGCTGCTCTGGGTAAAATGTCTTTTCATGggcacatacatacaaatgtaattCCCGAAAGTTCTTTGGAAACAAACAGCCATAAACACGTTAACAAAATGGCGGACGTCAATCAGACAAGATTTTTTATCGATGATTTAGAAAGTGATTACAAAATTTTACCTGTTCATCATGAGAATAGTAAAAATGCTACTTTATag